The proteins below are encoded in one region of Lactuca sativa cultivar Salinas chromosome 3, Lsat_Salinas_v11, whole genome shotgun sequence:
- the LOC128132855 gene encoding uncharacterized protein LOC128132855: protein MIKHGIERKLIEQKVTFMNGLRPEWMVVVSTVKTHEQFKSYSLAKLVGILKSHESVVTKEAKVISGVGSLALVSKGKSTAEEEEESDMSECDLTSEEYALMVTNPKKFPRRKFPVSKNRNWQESDSSEKMKDEPKTDEKREGEDDEAYYMRKLEEVKKKKASNSSMNALIVQENAREDEFGGVEVWSTESEDEEEDEVIVECESEVSSEETSSSYRLGLDKIETFIDSKEHKSMLKNILDENDRQKIKTETIQTFDLSNAKIVQDNKINLDNSSEFDVESEMSEILVDDEVDCSKFMKHETENEKHLISENSVEFARLSKEQKPKLKEKVVVYQKVQTVPNQVYAMTGVTQRQMAELRIIVDEDNAEGCEDYFWSAPIDNADETVGLSDKTTWRVKGRYIPDPINKPSSFDIPSSIGTKDVPEEPMVEPDVPIKKEEPKVQTKKSTESKMKGKTTATQKEKPKANFNIHKSQKELAEQKRLRNHRYATNLNERKKHWNSQNSNYEPLRKESMNKGKETLKENFSPNSYYSKSQNRKSCLGPEPTFGPRPGLGP from the exons atgatcaagcatgggaTAGAGAGAAAGTTGATCGAGCAGAAAGTAACGTTCATGAACGGGCTGAGACCAGAATGGATGGTTGTGGTTTCCACAGTGAAGACGCATGAACAATTCAAATCATACTCGCTAGCAAAACTAGTTGGTATACTAAAGTctcatgaaagtgttgtaacTAAGGAAGCGAAAGTGATCTCTGGTGTGGGATCATTGGCTCTTGTTTCTAAAGGAAAAAGTactgcagaagaagaagaagagtcagacaTGTCAGAATGCGACCTTACAAGTGAGGAGTATGCCTTGATGGTCACAAATCCAAAGAAATTTCCAAGGAGAAAATTTCCTGTcagcaagaaccgaaactggcaggaaAGTGATAGTTCTGAAAAGATGAAGGATGAACCGAAA ACGGATGAGAAAagagagggtgaagatgatgaggcatATTATATGCGAAAGTTAGAAGAAGTAAAGAAGAAAAAGGCTTCCAACAGCTCGATGAATGCCTTAATCGTACAGGAGAATGCAAgggaagatgagttcggtggcgtagaaGTCTGGTCAACCGAATCTGAAGACGAGGAG gaagatgaagttATAGTAGAATGTGAATCAGAGGTGTCCTCTGAAGAGACATCAAGTTCGTATAGGCTAGGTTTGGATAAGATAGAAACCTTCATCGATTCTAAGGAACATAAGAGTATGTTAAAAAatatcttagatgaaaatgataggcaaAAGATAAAAActgaaactatacaaacattcgatttgtCAAATGCAAAAATTGTTCaagataataaaataaacttagataATTCGTCTGAATTTGATGTGGAAAGCGAGATGAGTGAAATCTTAGTAGATGATGAAGTTGATTGCTCGAAGTTTATGAAACATGAAACCGAGAATGAAAAACATCTTATATcagaaaactctgttgagtttgctcgtctgtcaaAAGAACAGAAACCAAAACTCAAGGAAAAGGTCGTGGTCTATCAAAAGGTTCAGACCgtgccaaatcaggtttatgcTATGACTGGGGTCACTCAAAGGCAAATGGCAGAATTAAGAATCATAGTTGACGAAGATAATGCTGAAGGATGCGAAGActatttctggtctgctcctattgaCAACGCAGACGAGACTGTGGGACTATCTGATAAAACCACATGGAGAgtcaaaggtagatacataccagatcCCATCAACAAACCCTCCAGTTTCGATATTCCAAGCTCAATTGGAACCAAAGATGTTCCTGAGGAACCAATGGTGGAACCTGATGTTCCAATCAAGAAGGAAGAACCGAAAGTTCAAACTAAGAAGAGCACAGAATCTAAAATGAAAGGTAAGACAACTGCAACTCAGAAGGAGAAACCAAAGGCCAACTTCAATATTCACAAATCTCAGAAGGAGCTAGCTGAACAGAAACGCTTGAGAAATCATAGATATGCCACGAATTTGAATGAAAGGAAAAAGCATTGGAATTCTCAAAACTCCAACTATGAGCCTCTCAGGAAAGAATCCATGAACAAGGGAAAGGAAACGTTGAAGGAAAATTTCAGTCCAAATTCCTACTATTCCAAATCCCAGAACCGAAAGTCATGTCTCGGTCCTGAACCCACTTTTGGTCCTCGACCTGGACTCGGTCCTTGA